The proteins below come from a single Drosophila miranda strain MSH22 chromosome Y unlocalized genomic scaffold, D.miranda_PacBio2.1 Contig_Y1_pilon, whole genome shotgun sequence genomic window:
- the LOC117189545 gene encoding protein ALP1-like codes for MSPNYLTSDKIDECVKGFEAIGFPQCLGAIDGCHIEIKPPAPEAVDHHNYKGWYSTVLFALVDYRYRFTYVNIGSAGRCNDSMIYQKSSLAKHIEASAFLQEKAKEISGVNVPVMLIGDSAFRFSKKLMKPYPFSTVASLEQRTFNYNLSKARRVVENAFGHLKARFRIIGKGLDSHHKNNSAIIMSCCILHNILNMHNSAINENWELATNEQREQPDTSNSSADFNQSAEQIRSAIAKYCVDRNEN; via the exons ATGTCGCCCAATTACCTAACTTCCGACAAAATTGATGAGTGCGTAAAGGGATTCGAGGCAATTGGGTTTCCTCAGTGCCTAGGTGCAATTG ATGGATGCCACATCGAAATAAAACCACCAGCACCTGAGGCAGTAGACCACCATAACTATAAGGGCTGGTATTCCACAGTCTTGTTTGCCCTAGTGGATTATAG atacagatttacatatgtaaatatcggCTCTGCAGGAAGATGCAATGACTCGATGATATACCAGAAGTCAAGCCTTGCAAAACATATCGAAGCATCGGCATTCCTCCAAGAGAAAGCCAAGGAAATAAGCGGAGTAAACGTCCCTGTAATGCTTATCGGGGACTCGGCATTTAGGTTTTCTAAAAAGCTGATGAAACCTTACCCGTTTTCCACAGTCGCCTCTTTGGAACAGCGCACGTTTAACTACAACCTTTCCAAAGCTAGGCGAGTggtggaaaatgcatttgggCATTTAAAAGCCAGATTTCGAATAATCGGAAAAGGTCTTGATagccaccacaaaaataatagcGCCATAATAATGAGCTGTTGTATTTTAcacaatatattaaatatgcaCAACAGCGCGATTAATGAAAATTGGGAGcttgcaacaaatgagcagcGCGAACAGCCCGATACCAGCAACAGTTCTGCTGACTTTAATCAGTCAGCAGAACAGATACGATCTGCAATCGCAAAATATTGTGTAGACcgtaatgaaaattaa
- the LOC117189536 gene encoding protein ALP1-like isoform X1: MDDEDIAIISAVVQQQNIFLHQLIMLLSMNNDDDDDDFNIDEDEMTQMTAIKTQKPGRLWSFKRFGTFWEKDVPENNEAFFKESFRMERPCFDILVNRLEVLRKNDTNCRAAIPLEKRIAIALYTLGSSSEYRTVGRLFGVAPNSVCNILHEFCRALIDEFSKEYMSPNYLTSDKIDECVKGFEAIGFPQCLGAIDGCHIEIKPPAPEAVDHHNYKGWYSTVLFALVDYRYRFTYVNIGSAGRCNDSMIYQKSSLAKHIEASALLQEKAKEISVVNVPVMLIGDSAFRFSKKLMKPYPFSTVASLEQRTFNYNLSKARRVVENAFGHLKARFRIIGKGLDSHHKNNSAIIMSCCILHNILNMHNSAINENWELATNEQREQPDTSNSSADFNQSAEQIRSAIAKYCVDRNEN, from the exons ATGGATGATGAAGATATAGCAATTATTTCGGCTGTGGTTcaacagcaaaatattttcttgcaCCAACTAATAATGTTGCTGTCAATGaataatgatgatgacgatgatgacttTAACATTGACGAGGATGAGATGACCCAGATGACTgccataaaaacacaaaagccAGGAAGATTATGGTCGTTT AAGCGGTTCGGGACATTTTGGGAGAAAGATGTACCAGAAAACAACGAGGCGTTTTTCAAAGAGAGTTTCCGAATGGAGAGGCCCTGCTTTGATATTTTAGTGAATCGGCTTGAAGTGCTGCGAAAGAATGACACCAACTGCCGAGCTGCAATTCCTTTGGAAAAGCGCATCGCCATTGCGCTATACACTTTGGGCTCGTCCTCTGAGTACCGAACAGTTGGCAGGCTTTTCGGTGTAGCTCCAAACAGTGTGTGTAATATCCTGCACGAGTTTTGCAGAGCACTTATCGACGAGTTTTCGAAGGAGTACATGTCGCCCAATTACCTAACTTCCGACAAAATTGATGAGTGCGTAAAGGGATTCGAGGCAATTGGGTTTCCTCAGTGCCTAGGTGCAATTG ATGGATGCCACATCGAAATAAAACCACCAGCACCTGAGGCAGTAGACCACCATAACTATAAGGGCTGGTATTCCACAGTCTTGTTTGCCCTAGTGGATTATAG atacagatttacatatgtaaatatcggCTCTGCAGGAAGGTGCAATGACTCGATGATATACCAGAAGTCAAGCCTTGCAAAACATATCGAAGCATCGGCATTACTCCAAGAGAAAGCCAAGGAAATAAGCGTAGTAAACGTCCCTGTAATGCTTATCGGGGACTCGGCATTTAGGTTTTCTAAAAAGCTGATGAAACCTTACCCGTTTTCCACAGTCGCCTCTTTGGAACAGCGCACGTTTAACTACAACCTTTCCAAAGCTAGGCGAGTggtggaaaatgcatttgggCATTTAAAAGCCAGATTTCGAATAATCGGAAAAGGTCTTGATagccaccacaaaaataatagcGCCATAATAATGAGCTGTTGTATTTTAcacaatatattaaatatgcaCAACAGCGCGATTAATGAAAATTGGGAGcttgcaacaaatgagcagcGCGAACAGCCCGATACCAGCAACAGTTCTGCTGACTTTAATCAGTCAGCAGAACAGATACGATCTGCAATCGCAAAATATTGTGTAGACcgtaatgaaaattaa
- the LOC117189554 gene encoding uncharacterized protein LOC117189554 isoform X1, with amino-acid sequence MEQSTLDNDNPDEYFSDIIEMDLDGSCSSSTLSGRPPKKKKKTDISWLAEIAQEPLEQQKDHHRKKEEHDVRQEKMVQDLISTQTKFQNDLLEVLKNKNK; translated from the exons ATGGAGCAGAGCACATTGGACAACGACA ATCCtgatgagtacttttcggATATTATTGAGATGGACCTGGACGGATCTTGTAGCTCCAGCACCTTGTCTGGGCGTccgccaaagaaaaagaaaaagaccgACATTTCGTGGCTGGCAGAGATCGCCCAGGAGCCTCTTGAACAACAAAAGGACCACCACAGAAAGAAGGAGGAGCACGACGTTAGGCAGGAGAAGATGGTGCAGGACTTGATCAGCACCCAAACAAAATTCCAGAACGACTTATTagaagttttaaaaaataaaaataaataa
- the LOC117189569 gene encoding uncharacterized protein LOC117189569 — translation MEQSTFDNDNPDEYFSDIIEMDLDGSCSSSTLSGRPPKKKKKTDISWLAEIAQERLEQQKDHHRKKEEHDVRQEKMVQDLISTQTKFQNDLLEVLKNKNK, via the exons ATGGAGCAGAGCACATTCGACAACGACA ATCCtgatgagtacttttcggATATTATTGAGATGGACCTGGACGGATCTTGTAGCTCCAGCACCTTGTCTGGGCGTccgccaaagaaaaagaaaaagaccgACATTTCGTGGCTGGCAGAGATCGCCCAGGAGCGTCTCGAACAACAAAAGGACCACCACAGAAAGAAGGAGGAGCACGACGTTAGGCAGGAGAAGATGGTGCAGGACTTGATCAGCACCCAAACAAAATTCCAGAACGACTTATTagaagttttaaaaaataaaaataaataa
- the LOC117189536 gene encoding protein ALP1-like isoform X2, with the protein MDDEDIAIISAVVQQQNIFLHQLIMLLSMNNDDDDDDFNIDEDEMTQMTAIKTQKPGRLWSFKRFGTFWEKDVPENNEAFFKESFRMERPCFDILVNRLEVLRKNDTNCRAAIPLEKRIAIALYTLGSSSEYRTVGRLFGVAPNSVCNILHEFCRALIDEFSKEYMSPNYLTSDKIDECVKGFEAIGFPQCLGAIDGCHIEIKPPAPEAVDHHNYKGWYSTVLFALVDYRFTYVNIGSAGRCNDSMIYQKSSLAKHIEASALLQEKAKEISVVNVPVMLIGDSAFRFSKKLMKPYPFSTVASLEQRTFNYNLSKARRVVENAFGHLKARFRIIGKGLDSHHKNNSAIIMSCCILHNILNMHNSAINENWELATNEQREQPDTSNSSADFNQSAEQIRSAIAKYCVDRNEN; encoded by the exons ATGGATGATGAAGATATAGCAATTATTTCGGCTGTGGTTcaacagcaaaatattttcttgcaCCAACTAATAATGTTGCTGTCAATGaataatgatgatgacgatgatgacttTAACATTGACGAGGATGAGATGACCCAGATGACTgccataaaaacacaaaagccAGGAAGATTATGGTCGTTT AAGCGGTTCGGGACATTTTGGGAGAAAGATGTACCAGAAAACAACGAGGCGTTTTTCAAAGAGAGTTTCCGAATGGAGAGGCCCTGCTTTGATATTTTAGTGAATCGGCTTGAAGTGCTGCGAAAGAATGACACCAACTGCCGAGCTGCAATTCCTTTGGAAAAGCGCATCGCCATTGCGCTATACACTTTGGGCTCGTCCTCTGAGTACCGAACAGTTGGCAGGCTTTTCGGTGTAGCTCCAAACAGTGTGTGTAATATCCTGCACGAGTTTTGCAGAGCACTTATCGACGAGTTTTCGAAGGAGTACATGTCGCCCAATTACCTAACTTCCGACAAAATTGATGAGTGCGTAAAGGGATTCGAGGCAATTGGGTTTCCTCAGTGCCTAGGTGCAATTG ATGGATGCCACATCGAAATAAAACCACCAGCACCTGAGGCAGTAGACCACCATAACTATAAGGGCTGGTATTCCACAGTCTTGTTTGCCCTAGTGGATTATAG atttacatatgtaaatatcggCTCTGCAGGAAGGTGCAATGACTCGATGATATACCAGAAGTCAAGCCTTGCAAAACATATCGAAGCATCGGCATTACTCCAAGAGAAAGCCAAGGAAATAAGCGTAGTAAACGTCCCTGTAATGCTTATCGGGGACTCGGCATTTAGGTTTTCTAAAAAGCTGATGAAACCTTACCCGTTTTCCACAGTCGCCTCTTTGGAACAGCGCACGTTTAACTACAACCTTTCCAAAGCTAGGCGAGTggtggaaaatgcatttgggCATTTAAAAGCCAGATTTCGAATAATCGGAAAAGGTCTTGATagccaccacaaaaataatagcGCCATAATAATGAGCTGTTGTATTTTAcacaatatattaaatatgcaCAACAGCGCGATTAATGAAAATTGGGAGcttgcaacaaatgagcagcGCGAACAGCCCGATACCAGCAACAGTTCTGCTGACTTTAATCAGTCAGCAGAACAGATACGATCTGCAATCGCAAAATATTGTGTAGACcgtaatgaaaattaa